In a single window of the Luteolibacter yonseiensis genome:
- a CDS encoding neutral/alkaline non-lysosomal ceramidase N-terminal domain-containing protein, which produces MVYQIGAAKADITAFRKGVGMMGYGMFHQYVEGVETPLSARAVVIKAGDRKLALVNAEIWSITLAVRSAVMERIAHLGFDEESVMLTAQHTHSGPGGYSHYALYNMSVPGFVPEVFEGIVKGIVDAIAQADGQAHPGTIRHARGEFPPDVEVAFNRSLEAYNRNVEVVESGGGNENMAIDRSMLLFRFDALDGAPLATWNFFGVHTTSLSNDNHRISPDNKGYAAELMERGGGIAVFAQRKAGDVTPNHVFDHKKKWTRGKYEDDFESARDNGRMQYEQAVELFANAAGKEAMRVEIDPMLSWMDFSRAAVHPAFSHGEKNAGTGLACHGVAFARGTREGPGMPMFLAGIATALSRGLKAWELFSSRWRSAEAGEKIRLKYEAQGAKSILFEAGERRILGIRNISLLPLPGAADGALAAFKKFYKNGSLADKPWIPQVLPLQLVIFGDHAFAGVPGEVTTIAGQRIEKTLLDILSARGVTEVVVASYCNGYCGYISTFEEYGEQAYEGGHTVFGKHTLGAVLTRFSQMALEMLKPAGMRSESSDGVAPEFSDEELASRSFDAKVRGG; this is translated from the coding sequence TTGGTTTATCAGATCGGTGCCGCCAAGGCTGACATCACCGCGTTCCGGAAGGGCGTGGGAATGATGGGCTATGGAATGTTCCATCAATATGTGGAGGGTGTGGAAACGCCGCTCTCCGCCCGTGCGGTGGTGATAAAGGCGGGTGACCGCAAACTGGCGTTGGTAAATGCCGAGATCTGGTCGATCACGCTGGCGGTCAGATCCGCCGTGATGGAGAGGATCGCCCATCTCGGCTTCGATGAGGAGTCGGTCATGCTTACCGCACAGCACACCCACAGCGGACCGGGCGGGTATTCTCACTACGCATTGTATAACATGTCGGTTCCCGGCTTTGTCCCGGAGGTGTTTGAGGGCATTGTGAAGGGGATCGTGGATGCGATCGCGCAAGCGGACGGGCAGGCGCACCCGGGAACGATACGGCATGCGCGGGGAGAATTTCCGCCTGACGTGGAGGTCGCCTTCAACCGGTCATTGGAGGCCTACAACAGGAATGTCGAGGTGGTGGAATCGGGAGGCGGGAATGAGAACATGGCGATCGACCGCAGCATGTTGCTTTTCCGGTTCGATGCGCTGGATGGCGCGCCGCTCGCGACATGGAATTTTTTCGGGGTGCACACCACGAGTCTCAGCAATGACAACCACCGCATCAGCCCGGACAACAAGGGTTATGCGGCGGAGCTGATGGAGAGGGGCGGCGGTATTGCTGTTTTCGCCCAACGCAAGGCGGGGGACGTCACACCGAACCATGTTTTCGATCATAAGAAGAAATGGACGCGTGGGAAATACGAGGATGACTTCGAAAGCGCGCGGGACAACGGCAGGATGCAATACGAACAGGCGGTTGAATTGTTCGCCAACGCGGCTGGAAAGGAAGCGATGCGCGTGGAAATCGACCCGATGTTGTCCTGGATGGATTTCAGCCGGGCGGCCGTTCATCCCGCCTTTTCGCATGGTGAGAAAAATGCGGGAACGGGGCTGGCCTGTCACGGGGTGGCGTTCGCCCGGGGCACCCGGGAGGGGCCGGGAATGCCGATGTTCCTCGCTGGCATCGCCACGGCGCTCAGCCGGGGCCTGAAGGCATGGGAACTGTTTTCCAGTCGATGGAGATCCGCGGAGGCGGGGGAAAAGATCCGGCTGAAATATGAGGCGCAGGGAGCGAAGTCCATCTTGTTCGAGGCGGGAGAGAGACGCATCCTGGGTATCAGAAACATATCGCTGCTGCCATTGCCCGGCGCGGCGGATGGTGCTCTGGCCGCGTTCAAGAAGTTTTACAAAAACGGCAGTCTCGCGGACAAGCCATGGATCCCCCAGGTGCTGCCATTGCAGTTGGTCATCTTTGGCGACCACGCATTCGCAGGAGTTCCGGGAGAGGTGACAACCATCGCCGGACAGCGTATCGAGAAAACCTTGTTGGATATCTTGTCCGCCAGAGGTGTGACGGAGGTGGTGGTGGCGAGCTATTGCAATGGTTACTGCGGGTATATCTCCACCTTTGAGGAATACGGAGAGCAGGCCTATGAAGGCGGGCACACGGTCTTCGGAAAACACACGTTGGGCGCGGTGTTGACGCGGTTCAGCCAAATGGCTCTGGAAATGCTGAAGCCTGCGGGCATGCGCTCGGAATCGAGTGATGGCGTCGCGCCGGAATTCAGCGACGAAGAGCTGGCATCAAGATCATTTGACGCGAAGGTCCGTGGAGGGTGA
- the moeB gene encoding molybdopterin-synthase adenylyltransferase MoeB, whose protein sequence is MSDGLSSAERLRYSRHILIPAVGEAGQMKLKNASVLLIGTGALGSPSALYLAAAGVGRLGLVDADVVDASNLQRQILHGESWVGKPKHESAVARLREVNPLVEIEVHPIRFTPENAMEIAAGYDIIVDGSDNFPTRFLTNDTAFFQKKPLVYGAIHRFEGQAGVFAPHLGGPCYRCLLPNMPPAGSVPSCQEAGVLGVLPGIIGSIQAMEALKIILGIGTVPLGKLTCYDSLASTFRSIKLNRDPQCRLCGDSPEITGVSNAETTASASCDFTSEHMESITTLELRTLLNNNFQGILLDVREPDEYATAHIEGSRLIPLQTLPGQLDSLPKDQEILIHCKSGRRSARAVELLLENGFTNVKNVDGGIDAWLAEN, encoded by the coding sequence ATGTCAGACGGACTTTCATCGGCGGAACGGCTCCGCTACTCACGCCACATCCTCATCCCCGCCGTCGGCGAGGCCGGACAGATGAAACTGAAAAACGCTTCGGTCCTGCTGATCGGCACCGGCGCGCTCGGCTCGCCCTCCGCACTCTATCTGGCAGCCGCGGGAGTCGGACGCCTCGGCCTCGTCGATGCGGATGTGGTGGATGCTTCCAACCTCCAGCGGCAGATCCTCCACGGAGAGTCCTGGGTGGGGAAGCCGAAGCACGAAAGCGCCGTGGCCCGCCTGCGCGAGGTGAATCCGTTGGTGGAAATCGAAGTCCACCCCATCCGTTTCACGCCGGAAAACGCGATGGAGATCGCCGCCGGCTATGACATCATCGTGGATGGATCTGACAATTTCCCCACCCGTTTCCTCACCAACGACACCGCCTTTTTTCAGAAAAAACCGCTGGTCTACGGAGCGATCCACCGCTTCGAAGGACAGGCCGGAGTCTTCGCCCCACACCTCGGCGGCCCCTGCTACCGCTGCCTGCTGCCAAACATGCCGCCCGCGGGAAGCGTGCCGTCTTGTCAGGAAGCAGGAGTGCTGGGCGTGCTGCCGGGCATCATCGGCTCCATCCAGGCGATGGAAGCGCTCAAGATCATCCTCGGCATCGGCACGGTCCCATTGGGAAAACTCACCTGCTACGACTCGCTTGCCAGCACTTTCCGCAGCATCAAGCTGAACCGGGATCCGCAATGCCGCCTGTGCGGTGATTCACCGGAAATCACCGGTGTCAGCAATGCCGAAACCACCGCATCCGCCTCCTGCGACTTTACCTCAGAACACATGGAATCCATCACCACCCTCGAACTCCGCACCCTTCTCAACAACAATTTCCAAGGCATCCTCCTCGATGTCCGCGAACCGGACGAATACGCGACCGCCCACATCGAAGGCTCGCGTCTCATCCCATTGCAGACATTGCCAGGCCAGTTGGACAGCCTGCCGAAGGATCAGGAAATCCTCATCCACTGCAAATCCGGCCGCCGTTCCGCCAGGGCCGTGGAACTGCTGTTGGAGAACGGTTTCACCAACGTGAAAAACGTCGATGGCGGCATCGACGCATGGCTGGCCGAGAATTGA
- a CDS encoding DUF962 domain-containing protein produces MRKVDRLLDEYGESHRNPLNETIHWVCVPAIFFSIIGVIACVPAGPMAGLEPWLGNQANWAFPVLLVLGIYYVILSPRLAVGMVLFSAACLVGAGLLASRLPVPLWGVCLGIFAVAWVFQFLGHRVEGKKPSFLKDVQFLLIGPAWLLHHLYKKIGLRY; encoded by the coding sequence ATGAGAAAAGTGGACAGACTGTTGGATGAGTATGGTGAGAGCCATCGGAATCCCCTCAATGAAACCATCCATTGGGTGTGCGTGCCTGCGATTTTTTTCAGCATCATCGGCGTCATCGCCTGCGTTCCGGCAGGGCCGATGGCGGGGCTCGAGCCATGGCTCGGAAATCAGGCGAACTGGGCCTTTCCTGTCCTGCTGGTGCTCGGGATCTATTACGTGATCCTCTCACCCCGTCTGGCGGTCGGGATGGTTTTGTTCTCCGCCGCCTGCCTCGTGGGCGCGGGCCTCCTCGCCAGCCGCCTGCCGGTGCCGTTGTGGGGAGTCTGCCTCGGGATTTTCGCGGTGGCATGGGTGTTCCAATTCCTCGGCCACCGGGTGGAGGGGAAAAAGCCATCCTTCCTCAAGGACGTGCAGTTTCTCCTGATCGGTCCCGCCTGGTTGCTCCATCATCTTTATAAAAAGATCGGACTCCGGTATTGA
- a CDS encoding type II secretion system F family protein: protein MAKLLEAGFDIRKAAAVLMDTKLPPAQVALLEDLHSGLEAGQSITAAFGKNTRNITSLERDIIGAGERGGKLAPAFQHLANYFGMVASTRNAAVKGMIYPLVVLHMGVVISVIPGALMGRQGAGDILASLVVMLAGMYAVGFVIFLAARALLKMAPTHSGVDALLNRLPWIGKARRNMAMARFCKVYHSCILAGISMNETVSLASDASQSAVIRQAGEKLEAAAKSGEALGPRFMADAAFPVAFSRSYSTGEEAGTLDKDLGNWARLFQDEAEAAAKTASVMVPKVLYFFILLFVAWKIVSFFSGYYTSLDNIGN from the coding sequence ATGGCAAAGCTGCTCGAGGCCGGATTCGATATCCGGAAGGCTGCGGCGGTCCTGATGGATACGAAGCTGCCTCCGGCCCAGGTGGCGCTGCTTGAGGACCTGCACTCGGGTTTGGAAGCGGGGCAGTCCATCACCGCCGCCTTTGGCAAAAACACCCGGAACATCACCAGCCTGGAGCGCGACATCATCGGCGCGGGCGAGCGCGGTGGAAAACTGGCTCCCGCATTCCAGCATCTCGCGAACTACTTCGGGATGGTCGCATCCACCCGCAATGCGGCGGTGAAGGGCATGATCTACCCGCTGGTCGTGCTGCACATGGGCGTCGTCATCTCCGTCATTCCCGGGGCGTTGATGGGGCGGCAGGGCGCTGGCGACATTCTCGCCAGCCTGGTGGTCATGCTGGCCGGCATGTATGCGGTGGGGTTCGTGATCTTTCTGGCAGCGCGCGCGCTTTTGAAAATGGCGCCGACCCATTCCGGAGTCGATGCCCTGCTGAACCGCCTGCCGTGGATCGGCAAGGCGCGGCGGAACATGGCGATGGCGAGGTTTTGCAAAGTCTACCATTCATGCATCCTCGCCGGGATTTCCATGAACGAAACCGTCTCGCTGGCTTCGGACGCGTCACAAAGCGCGGTGATCCGCCAAGCGGGCGAAAAGCTGGAAGCAGCCGCGAAGTCAGGTGAGGCGCTGGGCCCCCGGTTCATGGCGGACGCCGCCTTCCCGGTGGCATTCTCCCGCTCGTATTCCACCGGCGAGGAGGCGGGTACGCTGGACAAGGATCTGGGAAATTGGGCGCGGTTGTTTCAGGACGAGGCTGAAGCCGCCGCGAAAACCGCATCCGTGATGGTGCCGAAGGTGCTTTATTTCTTCATCCTGCTGTTCGTCGCATGGAAGATCGTCTCATTTTTCAGCGGTTACTACACCTCCCTCGATAATATCGGGAATTGA
- a CDS encoding RNA recognition motif domain-containing protein gives MASIESNQMDIYVGNLPYTATEGDVSGLFAAFGPVERVKIITDRETGQSKGFAFVTLGDQSQLNAAIEALNDYDYNGRALRVNASEPKESRPGGGGGYGGGGGGGYKGGGGGGYKGGGGGGGYKGGGGGGGGGGGGYKGGGGGNRW, from the coding sequence ATGGCGTCAATAGAATCGAATCAAATGGATATTTACGTGGGCAACCTGCCCTACACTGCTACTGAAGGAGACGTCTCCGGCCTCTTCGCCGCTTTTGGACCTGTCGAAAGGGTCAAAATCATCACCGACCGTGAGACCGGTCAGTCCAAGGGCTTCGCCTTCGTGACGCTGGGTGATCAATCGCAGTTGAACGCGGCCATCGAGGCCCTCAACGACTACGACTATAACGGTCGCGCGCTTCGCGTGAACGCATCCGAGCCCAAGGAATCCCGCCCAGGCGGTGGTGGTGGCTACGGCGGCGGTGGTGGCGGCGGCTACAAAGGCGGCGGCGGTGGTGGCTATAAAGGCGGCGGCGGTGGCGGCGGCTATAAAGGCGGCGGCGGCGGCGGCGGCGGTGGTGGTGGCGGCTACAAAGGCGGCGGCGGTGGCAACCGTTGGTAA
- a CDS encoding Ca2+-dependent phosphoinositide-specific phospholipase C, producing MKKTWFATAALFAITAVAHAEEDPPMNRIQFIGTHNSYHIAPSPKVHKLIESFAKGEGDAINVTQRPLQEQFGKLGVRQIELDLFADPKGGLYSDPLGARLVSEGEKNPDPAWKEPGLKILHSPDFDFRTTVPTLRKALREMVTWSSANPKHEPLMVLLELKEQSFSPRIRPHPFDDAQLKALEEEILAEVPEKMILTPDRLRGDTPTLREAITTRGWPKLSEAAGKLIFCLDNEGAIRDRYLALSPNKDLQGRLLLVSVPPEHPAAAWMKRNDPVGGFEEIRKLVAAGFMVRTRADAELKEPRTKDASRFKKAVDSGAQWISTDAAEELPDFPGYKVRWENGRVWQHTRMENVPSNQ from the coding sequence ATGAAAAAAACCTGGTTCGCCACTGCCGCTCTTTTCGCCATCACCGCCGTGGCGCACGCGGAGGAAGATCCGCCGATGAACCGGATCCAGTTCATCGGCACACACAATTCCTATCATATCGCGCCCTCTCCGAAAGTTCACAAGCTGATCGAAAGTTTCGCCAAGGGTGAGGGTGACGCCATCAACGTCACGCAGCGCCCCCTTCAGGAGCAGTTCGGAAAGCTCGGGGTCCGCCAGATCGAACTCGACCTTTTCGCGGACCCCAAGGGCGGGCTTTACTCGGATCCCCTCGGCGCGAGACTGGTTTCCGAGGGGGAGAAGAATCCCGATCCCGCATGGAAGGAACCGGGATTGAAAATCCTGCACAGCCCGGACTTCGATTTCCGCACGACCGTTCCCACCTTGCGCAAGGCGCTCCGGGAGATGGTCACATGGTCCTCGGCCAATCCGAAACACGAGCCGCTGATGGTGCTGCTGGAACTCAAGGAGCAATCCTTTTCTCCCAGAATCCGTCCGCATCCCTTCGATGATGCGCAGCTCAAGGCCCTTGAAGAAGAGATCCTCGCGGAGGTGCCGGAGAAGATGATCCTCACGCCGGACCGGCTCAGGGGAGACACTCCCACCCTGCGTGAAGCCATCACCACCCGGGGCTGGCCGAAGTTGTCCGAGGCCGCGGGGAAATTGATTTTCTGCCTGGATAACGAAGGAGCCATCCGCGACCGCTATCTGGCGCTCAGTCCGAACAAGGACCTTCAAGGCCGCCTTCTGCTGGTCAGTGTTCCTCCGGAACATCCCGCCGCCGCGTGGATGAAGCGGAATGATCCTGTCGGTGGTTTCGAAGAGATCCGAAAACTCGTGGCGGCGGGATTCATGGTGCGCACGCGGGCCGATGCGGAACTGAAGGAACCCAGAACGAAGGATGCCAGCCGTTTCAAGAAAGCCGTGGACAGCGGGGCGCAGTGGATCAGCACCGACGCAGCGGAAGAGCTGCCTGACTTTCCCGGCTACAAGGTCCGGTGGGAAAACGGACGCGTCTGGCAGCACACGCGCATGGAGAACGTTCCGTCCAACCAATAG
- a CDS encoding lysylphosphatidylglycerol synthase transmembrane domain-containing protein: MKAFLIFLFKLALTGLCLWWAFSQINIDGSIFTKPGAVDYRWLAGGAALAGLSLTLHATRWWFFLRGQSLPVSLGRAVELTMIDSLFSLASVSGIGGDAARIILLMRDHPGKKLIIATAVMADHLAGLVSIALLFFIISVTRFEALADQSVLGRGVIHFSWFYMGGGLALVLLTFICASPPVHRRIHENDRFGRWPVLKQFPELYDVYRKNWRYAVCGLAVSFLMLGAYFSSYYCGMRAVGGKAEYGAVMSAMPVIDSVSGMPISVAGVGVREKLFEVLMNDLAGVPAETAIAASLAGFACNVLWALLGALFFLKKRDRISAADLEDGKVD; this comes from the coding sequence ATGAAGGCGTTTTTGATTTTCCTCTTCAAGCTGGCGTTGACCGGTTTGTGCCTGTGGTGGGCCTTTTCCCAAATCAACATCGACGGCTCCATTTTCACGAAGCCGGGTGCGGTCGACTACCGCTGGCTCGCCGGAGGCGCCGCTCTCGCGGGCCTCTCGCTCACCCTGCATGCCACGAGATGGTGGTTTTTCCTTCGGGGGCAGTCCCTGCCTGTCAGTCTGGGGAGGGCTGTGGAACTGACGATGATCGACAGTCTGTTCAGCCTCGCATCCGTCAGCGGTATCGGCGGGGATGCCGCGCGCATCATCCTGCTGATGCGGGATCACCCGGGAAAAAAGCTCATCATCGCCACCGCCGTGATGGCGGATCATCTCGCGGGCCTCGTTTCCATCGCGCTGCTGTTCTTCATCATCTCGGTGACCCGGTTCGAGGCACTGGCGGACCAGAGCGTGCTGGGCCGGGGCGTGATTCATTTTTCGTGGTTCTACATGGGAGGCGGACTGGCGCTGGTGCTGCTGACCTTCATCTGCGCCTCGCCACCGGTGCACCGGCGCATTCATGAGAATGACCGGTTCGGACGCTGGCCGGTGCTCAAGCAATTCCCGGAGCTTTACGACGTGTATCGGAAAAACTGGCGCTACGCCGTCTGCGGCCTCGCGGTTTCATTCCTCATGCTCGGTGCCTATTTCTCGTCCTACTACTGCGGCATGCGCGCCGTGGGCGGGAAGGCGGAATACGGCGCGGTGATGTCCGCGATGCCGGTCATCGATTCGGTCAGCGGCATGCCCATCTCCGTCGCAGGAGTGGGGGTGAGGGAGAAATTGTTCGAGGTGCTGATGAATGATCTCGCCGGTGTGCCAGCGGAGACGGCCATCGCGGCCTCGCTCGCCGGTTTCGCATGCAACGTGTTATGGGCTCTGCTGGGCGCGTTGTTTTTCCTGAAAAAACGGGACCGCATCAGCGCGGCGGATCTGGAGGATGGCAAGGTGGATTGA
- a CDS encoding acyl carrier protein, translated as MQGAELRQKIKEVMVEELMLEQDPADIGDTVPIFGGGGLGLDSVDALQLVVGLEKHFGLKIGNSDAAKGILENVETIALEIEKSA; from the coding sequence ATGCAAGGCGCAGAATTACGACAGAAGATCAAGGAAGTGATGGTCGAGGAACTCATGCTCGAACAGGACCCCGCGGACATCGGCGATACGGTCCCCATCTTCGGCGGTGGCGGATTGGGGCTGGATTCGGTGGACGCGCTGCAGCTCGTCGTGGGCCTGGAGAAGCACTTCGGTCTGAAAATCGGCAATTCGGACGCCGCGAAAGGCATCTTGGAAAACGTCGAAACCATTGCTCTGGAGATCGAGAAATCCGCGTAA
- a CDS encoding SDR family oxidoreductase translates to MRSILITGGNGGLGLAIARCFLAQDSETRVWLGVRSNRARAEELAAEFSGRCLPVDLEVTSAEAWQSAVGKILETDGRVDVLVNNAGMHRDHLLATMPDEAWHSVISANLDAVFLGCRAVIPTMMRQRFGRIVNISSLSAVLPPLGQTNYAAAKAGVVALSQTLAKETARSGITVNSVLPGYIDTEALGGMDAEARKNAQRGIPMRRFGRPEEVAAAVCFLAGKDAGYITGAALKIDGGIF, encoded by the coding sequence GTGCGTTCGATTTTGATTACCGGGGGAAATGGCGGGCTCGGCCTCGCGATTGCCCGCTGTTTTCTCGCCCAGGATTCCGAAACCCGTGTGTGGTTGGGAGTCCGGTCCAACCGTGCCCGGGCGGAAGAACTGGCCGCGGAGTTTTCCGGGCGCTGCCTGCCGGTCGATCTGGAGGTGACCAGCGCCGAAGCCTGGCAATCCGCGGTTGGGAAGATTTTGGAAACCGACGGCCGCGTGGACGTGCTGGTGAACAATGCGGGGATGCACCGCGACCACCTGCTGGCAACGATGCCGGACGAAGCCTGGCACTCCGTGATCTCCGCGAATCTGGATGCCGTTTTCCTCGGCTGTCGCGCGGTGATCCCGACCATGATGCGGCAGCGCTTCGGGCGCATTGTCAACATCTCCTCGCTCAGCGCCGTGCTTCCTCCCCTCGGGCAGACGAACTACGCCGCCGCGAAGGCGGGTGTGGTCGCGCTCAGCCAGACACTGGCCAAGGAAACCGCGCGCTCCGGCATCACCGTGAACTCCGTCCTGCCCGGCTACATCGATACGGAAGCCCTCGGTGGCATGGACGCGGAAGCGCGGAAAAACGCCCAGCGCGGCATTCCCATGCGGCGCTTCGGCAGGCCGGAGGAAGTCGCCGCGGCGGTGTGTTTCCTGGCGGGAAAAGACGCCGGTTACATTACCGGAGCCGCGTTGAAAATCGACGGAGGAATCTTTTAA
- a CDS encoding thioredoxin family protein, with the protein MSETLSSFQLTPGAAAPDFSLPDAGGRSVSRAEVAGERGLLVVFACNHCPFVVHLADSLGGFAGEIAALGVNTVAINSNDLERYPQDGPEQMKVFAAERGWNFPYLLDESQEVAHAHGAVCTPDFFLFGNDGKLFYAGQYDDSRPRSGQVPHGGDLREAVRRMLGGEEPLARPYPSSGCNIKWKPGNEPKS; encoded by the coding sequence ATGTCTGAAACCCTATCATCCTTTCAACTGACCCCTGGCGCCGCCGCGCCGGATTTCTCGTTGCCCGATGCTGGTGGCAGGTCCGTCTCGCGGGCCGAGGTGGCGGGCGAGCGGGGATTGCTGGTGGTTTTCGCCTGCAACCATTGTCCCTTCGTGGTTCATCTGGCAGATTCCCTGGGGGGATTCGCCGGGGAAATCGCCGCGCTCGGAGTGAACACGGTGGCCATCAATTCAAACGACCTGGAGCGCTACCCGCAGGACGGGCCCGAGCAGATGAAAGTGTTCGCCGCCGAGCGAGGTTGGAATTTTCCCTATCTGTTGGACGAGTCACAGGAGGTCGCCCATGCCCACGGAGCGGTTTGCACCCCGGACTTTTTCCTGTTCGGGAATGACGGCAAGCTGTTCTACGCAGGCCAATATGACGACTCACGCCCCCGCAGCGGACAGGTACCTCACGGCGGAGATCTCCGGGAAGCGGTGAGACGAATGCTCGGGGGGGAGGAGCCGTTGGCCCGTCCGTATCCCAGCAGCGGCTGTAACATCAAGTGGAAGCCGGGGAACGAGCCGAAGAGCTAG